Genomic segment of Bdellovibrio bacteriovorus:
TTTTGCTTGCCCTTCTTACAACATGAAGAAGAATCAAGTCTATCTGATGAATCGTGGTGCCTTAGATCAACTCATGTACCTTTGCATGGCCTATCCGCCATTCTTTAAGCCGTATCAAGCCCAAAATATTTCTGGGGTTCGCGATGTGACGGCATTAGCCAATTATCTGCGTAGTAAAGGGGCCAACTACATCGTTCTTGTAAATGTGCTTCAGCCGCCAGGAGGCAAAAATTATACATTGGATGCTGCGGCAACTGACAACGTCCTATGGAATGAGATTGCAGGTCTGTATAATAAGCCTTTTGCGGGTGTGGATACTGTTGTTTACTTAGACACAACCAATTATGGTATTATGGATTTTGATAAGCGTCGCGAGATCATGAATAAGGGAGCTGATTCAGCTGCTCGCCAATTGAAAACTCTGACTCGCAAATGGGGACTGTAGGAGATTGTATGAGAAAACCCACTTTTGATATGAACGTTTTTGCAGAAAGAAGAAAAAAGGCCGGCCAAGAAATTCAAGGCGGTGCTTTGATCGTGGCTTCTCACCCCGAGCACATTCGCAATCACGATGTGCACTTTCCGTATCGCCAAGATTCAAATCTTTTTTACCTAACAGGTTGGGAAGAGCCTGAATCTATCATGATTCTGCGTCCAGGCTTAGTTCCAGAAACGGTGATGTTCGTTCGTCGCCGTGATCCTGAGCGCGAAACTTGGGACGGCTTCCGTTATGGCCCAGAAGGCTGTGAGCGCGAATTCAAAATCGACAAAGCTTATCCTATTGATGAATTTTCGAAAGTGGCACCACAACTTTTAAAAGAAGTGGACCGCGTTTATTACCGCCTTTTCAAAAATCCTGAAGTAGATCATCAAATGCAAAGTGTTCTAGAGACGGTAAAACAAATGCAGGGCCGCACTGGCTATGGTTTGTTGTCTATCCACGATGCCGACACTTTGTTGGGTGAAATGCGCTTAGTAAAAAGCGAATTTGAACTGACTCAACTTCGCGAGGCTTGTGAAATCACGGCGCAAGGTCACCTGGCGGCGATGCGCTTTACTCGTCCTGGAGTAACTGAACGTCAAGTTCAGGGCGTTCTTGCTCATCACTATTTCATGAAGGGTTCTGCGCGTGAGGGCTATAACCACATCGTAGCTTCAGGAAATGCGGCGACGACATTGCATTACAACTTCAATGATCAAGTTTGCAAAGACGGTGACTTGCTGTTGATCGACTCTGGCGCTGAATACAACTTCTACACGGGTGATATTACAAGAACATATCCAGTGAACGGAAAGTTCACGGATGAGCAGGCTCGTGTGTACGAAGGCGTGTTGAAAGTGCAAAAACAAATCATCGATTTTGTGAAGCCGGGCATTGTGTTTAAAGATCTGCACGAGATGGGAACATCTTTGTTAACGGATCTTATGTTAGAGCTAGGCCTGCTTTCAGGTCGCAAAGAAGATTTGATTCAAGCTTTGGCGCAGAAGAAGTACTACCCACACGGCATCGGCCACTGGTTAGGTCTTGATGTGCACGACGCAGGACTTTACTTTAAAAAAGGTGAGCCTCGTCCGATTGAAGCCAATATGTGCTTCACGATTGAGCCGGGTCTTTACATCCCTGCCGAAGATACATCAGCACCTCAGAAGTACCGTGGCATCGGCATTCGTATCGAGGATAATATCCGCGTGACGTCGACAGGTTCAGAGAACATGACTTCATCTGTTCCTAAAGAAATCACAGACATCGAAAAGGTAGTTGGGAAAGCTTAGGCAAAATTACGAACTAAAAAGAAAAAGGCCTCTTGGTTTCCAAGAGGCCTTTTTTTTATCCCACAAATCGGTGAGACAGCCAGGAATTGGTTTCAGCATGCTGTTGCAACTCATGCTCAGTTTTAAAAAGCTTATCGTCGCGTGAGGCGGCACTGACTGCCAAGCTTAAGCGTGTCGCGGATTGCAGAAGTTGGAAATCACCCATGGTATTTCCGGAGGCAAAGAAAGGCTTTTTACCACCGGTATGTTGAAGGAGAGCATCCACTTTTCCTTGGCGGTAGGTGATCAGGCCTTTTTGAGTATCGGTGATCAAGCCGTTTTCAATCGTTGTTTCAATTCCGATAACATCATCTTTTTTAAGCCCTAGCATTTCTGCCCCAGGCTCGACGGCCCACTTCACTGAAGCCGTGACGACAAAAACTTTTACGCCGCGAGAAAGAAACAGATCGATCAGTCTTTTCTGCTCCAGAAAAACCGGGAGGGGAGCTTGGTCCTTCACGGCTTGTCGCGCCCACTCGTGCACTTGCTCCAGTCTTTGGCCTTTACAGACTTGTGCTAGCCAAAGGTAGGCTTTCTGTGGATTTTCGGCCTTCATTGATTCGTAGTGATTCCAGGCATGCGGCGGAAGCTCGACAAGTTTGTTGTCGATTTGATAGTGGAAAAAAGTTTCTCCCAGATCGATATCCCACAGTGTTCCATCGGCATCAAATGCGGCGACGGGTGCAGAATCCTCTTTCAAAACTTGGTCTAGTGTCGTATTTATGCGGTTCCAAATCTCGATCGAATAGTCTTTGTATTTCATATTCTTCTAGTATGAAATAGGAAGAGTGAAATGACAAGGAGACCTCAGGCCATGAGCCTTTTTTGCCGAGTGATTCAGGCGGACGATTTACAAGATATCTTAGATCTCGAAAATAAAAAGCTGACAGAAGCTTATCCTGACGAAATGGAACGCATGATGGCGGGATGGAGCTCGAAATTTCGAGTGGAAGCTTTGAATCACTACATCCCATTGGGTTGGAGTTTTCTGGCTCGTGATGTGGAAAGTGGCAAGCTCATGGGTTATTTCATCGCGCAACCGCTTTTATTTTTGGACGGGCAAACGCAGTCATTATGGGTAGAACACGTTCAGTATTCTTCTTTGCAGGCGCGTGACGAGCTTTGTGAGCTTGCTTACAAGTTAGGTCGCGAAAAACATTTGCAAAGAGTTTATTTCCCGAACGACAACGGAGTTCCAAACTCCATCAAGGCTTTCAAGTCAGAAAGCTGGCAACCAGGCACTCTTTCAGTCAAGACGACAAAGGGATAGAGTTATGAAGAATTTTTCCTTCGCCAATCGTATCCAGAATATCAACAAAATGAAGACTCAGGAATTTGATCTGGTAATAATTGGGGGAGGAATTAACGGTGCCGGTGTGGCACGAGATGCCTCGGCGCGCGGAATGAAGGTCGCGTTGATTGAAGCCCGCGACTTCGCATCCGGCACGTCTTCAAAATCCAGCAAACTCATCCATGGCGGAATTCGTTATTTAGAAAACATGGAATTCAAACTGGTGTTTGAAGCCTTGAACGAGCGCACGCGTTTGTTTGAAATGGCTCCGCACCTTGTGCATCCTCTTCGATTTATGATTCCTTTGTACAAGGAAAGTCGTGTGGGCATGACCAAAATGGGTATGGGCATGTGGCTCTATGACGCTCTTTCTTTGTTTCAAGCACCTGAAATGCACGAACGCTTGAATGCAAAACATTCTTTAGAAAGAATGCCCGCGATCCGCAGTGAAAACCTTTTGGGATCTTATATTTATTCTGATGCTTACATGGATGATGACCGTTTGGTGCACGAAACCTTGCGTTCTGCGAACGACAACGGGGCTCTTTGCGCTAACTATGTAAAGTCCACAGGGGCTCAGTACGAAAACGGAAAAATCACAGCCGTCACATGCGAAGATCAAGTTAGCAAAGATAAGTTTGCAATCAAAGCTCGTCATGTCATTAGCAGTGTGGGGCCATGGACAGATCAAGTGGCACAGAATCTTCTGCGCGACTGGAAAAAAATTCTTCGTCCCACAAAAGGCATTCACTTAACTTTGCCAAAACATCGTCTGCCTTTAACAAGTGCAGTGGTGATGGGAGCGGAAAAAAGTGATCGTATTGTCTTTGGAATTCCTCGTCACGAAATGATTATTATAGGAACTACCGACACAGACTTTAAAGAATCGCCAGAGAACGTGACGACTACGCCGGAAGATGTGAAATACCTGCTGTCTATTACCGATCACTATTTTCCAGGTGCTAAAATTACCGCACACGATGTGATTGCAAGTTACGCCGGCGTAAGACCCTTAGTTCAAGACGGTTCTGCATCTGAAGGAAAAACAAGTCGTGAACACACGATTCTGAATGATGATGCAGGAATTACTTTCGTTGCCGGAGGAAAGTACACGACCTATCGCTTGATGTGCCAACAGACGGTGGACCGCGCTTTAGAATCTTTCACCCTCGAAGAGCGTGTGAAGTTTGCTAAAGCGGATACGGCAAAGCCTTTAAATTCTTATACAAGTGTCGATGCCTTCCATCAGGCGCAAAGTCTTGCGGATGCTTGGTCAAAAGAAACTGCTCGTCCTTTGGAAGACATCAAATTATTGACTGAAAGATATGGTCTTGAAGCGGCTGAGATCCTAGAAAAATATTCTGAAAATTATAGCTATTGGCAGCTCGAAGCGGCACAAGCTATCGACGCCACTATGTGTTTGCACTTAAGTGATTTCTATTCGCGCCGAGTTCCGTTGTTCCTAGCGGATCGCAATCACGGAGTGAAACACCTCGACGAAATCGGTGCGGTTTTCCAAGAAAAGTTAGGCTGGAGTGACCAGCGTCTTCATGAAGAAAAACACAACCTCACAGCCTACATGGCTCATGAAGTTGAATGGAAAAAACACTTCTAAGCCACTAAAATCACCGAGTATCTTTTACCCTCTGACGGCCTAAGCCGTCAGCACTGTCTAACTTTTTGATAGTGCATGGTTCCTCGTACCCCTATATTTCATTCTAACTTGGCAGGAAGTTTGAACTTTAAGCGGCGTTGCTCGTTGGTGGAGGACGTCAGATGAGTTTAAAAAATTCTTTGCTTTTGACTGCGCTTACGATGGTTTTAGGTGCCTGTGGTAACGGCGGTGGCGGACAGCCTGTTGTCACGGCGGCAGCTCCTATTCCAAATACAAACCCGACTCCCACTTCTATCGGTTACGAAGAGCTGACTTACGAGTTTAAATTTAATGGCTGTACGACGGGTAAGCACAAACTTCTTTCAAAAAAAGAATTCTGTGATGCTTTACTAAACGATGCGCTTAACAACAACTGCGCGCGTGAATTGCGTATTGAGCACTACAACCGTCAGTGTACGGCGACTCAACCAACGAGTGCCGGCAGCTTACTTCCTGCTAGCGCCGCTCGTTGTATTGTTAGCGGAATGGATTTGAAAGACCGTACCTTCTTAGACAACATGAATCCTTTTAATCCGCAACGTCGTCAAAGTGTGCGCGATATGTTTTGGAATGGAAGACAATCCCAAGCTTATGATCTTCTTTTTTCTAGCAATTCGTATGGCCGAGCTCGTTTCTTAGTTTCGCCCGCTCAAGGCGGTCGTTCTGCCCAAGGCGAGATCCTTTTGCAGCAGCAAAGAGGCGATGATGCGTTTTCTGCCCGTGGCGGGATGGGCTCCTCCCTCCGCATGGTCGTGACAAACTTTACTGACGAAAAAGAAGTCGATGCTGTGTGCATCTCTGACAAAGCTTTCCGCGTTGCCAAAAAAGATTTAAGAACCGTGAAGTGTTCCTTCCGTTTGGGTGGCGCTCACGATCGCAACTCAACAGTTCGTGAAGAGGTTTTGACATGGGACTTAGTAAGTTCTGTGCAAAAAGAAATCTTCCGTACCCGTCGCAGTGGATCCATCGTCGTGAAGCTGAAACCCGCTACCAATGGGGAAGAGGAGCGCATCGAAGTTGAAACTGTGGAGCTCGACATAGACAAAACATTCAAGGCCGAAGCGTCCCTGAATGAAGGTCTGGAAATCCGCTACCAAGGTCGCCAGACCCGTGCCGACTTCTCTCTTCAATGTGCGCCCGCGTCAAAATAACTGCAAGTCGGGGCTAAATATCTGCATTGACTCTGCTTTTCATCGCTCCTAGACTTGAGATGAAAAGAGAGAGTCCGCATGAGTTTTTTTGACAAAGTTCAAGATTATTTTTCGAATGATATTGCCATTGACCTTGGCACCGCTAACACCCTTGTTTACGTAAAAGGACGTGGAATTATTCTCGACGAGCCTTCTGTGGTTGCGGTTCAAAAAAATTATCGCGGAATGCAAAACCGTGTTCTAGCGGTAGGTAAAGAAGCCAAAGATATGTTGGGTCGTACACCTGGCAGCATCGTCGCAATTCGCCCCATCAAAGACGGCGTTATCGCGGACTTCGAAGTCACTCAGTCCATGTTGAAATACTTCATCGGAAAATCTTTGGGCGAGAAAAAATCTTTCATCCGTCCTCGTATCATCATCTGCGTTCCTTACGGAATCACGCAGGTGGAAAAACGTGCCGTGAAAGAAGCTGCTCAATCCGCAGGAGCACGTGAAGTTTATTTGATCGAAGAACCAATGGCAGCCGCGATCGGTGCAGGTCTTCCAATCACAGAACCATCTGGAAACATGGTTGTGGATATGGGTGGCGGTACGACAGGTGTTGCTGTGATCTCTTTGGGTGGTATTGTTTACTGTAAATCTATCAAAGTTGCGGGCGATAAATTCGACGAAGCAATCGTGAACTACGTTCGTCGCCAGTTCAACTTGTTGATCGGTGAAAGAACAGCTGAAAATATCAAAATCCAAATCGGTAACGCTTATCCATTTGAAGAAGAAAAATCGATGGAAATTAAAGGTCGTGACCTTGTTGCCGGTGCTCCAAAAACTATCGAAATCACTTCTTCGCAAGTGAACGATGCTTTGATGGATCCTTTGTCTGAAGTAGTTGATGCTGTTCGTACGGCGCTTGAAAAAACTCCACCGGAATTAGCTTCTGATATCGTTGATAACGGTATCGTACTTACGGGCGGTGGTGCTTTGCTAGCGAACCTTGATGTGTTGCTAAGAGAAAGAACAGGTCTTCCCGTTTCTATCGCAGAAGATCCTTTAAGCTGCGTAGTAATGGGTTCTGGTAAAGTTCTCGACCAGCTTGATCTTCTCAGACAGCTTACAGTCGACTAACATATAAGGAATTATGACCGAGGCTGACGTACAATCTATCGCTTTGTTTTTCTACTTTGCTTTGCTCGATGATCAAAAAGCGATAGAGGCTTCGTCTCAGGCTCTGGCCCTTGGTCGAGCTCGTAAGCAAAGAAATCCTGACTTAAAAAACTCCGTCGCCATTGTAGCCGCTACGAAAACTGTGTGGGATCGATATAAGTCCCGCGTGGCGCGCGGCCGTCCCAATACATCCGTTGAATCGGGTTGGCTGATTCCTGATGGGACTGATTTAGGTCCTTGGCGTGAATTTCAAAAATCAGCATCTGAAGACGAACTGCTGACGGTGATCTGGTCTAAAATTTTAAAACTTGAAGATGATGATATTTCTGAAGGCTTGGGGATCACTCAAGGAACGATTCGTTACCGTTTGGGTCGCGCTCTTCGTAAATTGGGCAGCATGACTCAGGCAGTGGGTAAGTTAAAGCATGGCACAGGAAAATAACATTCCTCTTTCAAAAAAAGGAAAAAGAGAGATCTCTCCTTTTATTGGGCATGAGCTGCTTTACGATTATCTTACTGGTTCCTTAGACAAAGACCGTCGTTTGGCGGTGGAAGATCACGTTAAATTTTCCCGAGACGCCCAGTTAGATCTTACTAAAATTCAAAACGGTCAGGCGTATGCGGAAAAGCTCGCAGACACTGTCGTGTCTCAACACATCATTGGACAAATCAATGCTCCTTCAAGTTATATGTCGGTGCTTATGCAGAAGTCGAACTTCGATAAGTGGCCACAAGGTTTGAAGTGGGGCTTAGAGGCTTTAGTCGTCGTCGTTGGAATCGTAGTATTGTTATCGATCACTCCTTGGCAGAAAGTTATGGAGCTGAGTACGACGACAGGTTCAAAAGAAGTGGTCTTAGCGGAAGTATCTAAAACTGGAACTTCGACAACGGTTGAAGATCAACCCCAGTTTGTGGACGAAGGTGTGAAGGAAACTTCAACGCCAGCACCGACCGCTCCTGTGCAAGATACGGCGAAGCCAACGACAAGTCCGACGCCGACAGTGGCGGCGAAGAAAGAAACTCCCGTGGCGGAGGCATCATCAGCAACAAGTCCAGCTACCGGTGGTGGATTTCTTTATCGGGGTGACATCGCGGTTACCAATATCGAAGTTATCGGACCGAAAATCACAGACAAGATCAACGAACTTGGTGGACGTAAAGCCGGGGCCGTGGAACTGGGCTGGAAGAAAACGGCCACTTCCATGTATTATCACTTCACTATTCCTGAAGCAAAATATCAGGATCTGATGAATTTCTTGGGGACTTACGGAAAGCCTAAGATTTCAAAAGAAAAGCATCCTCGCGTGATGCCCGATGGAATCGTGCGACTTATTATTACTGTGGATGAAGCGAAGAAGTGAAAACCTTAAGAAAAAAACCTAAAAGATCATTACGTACGATTTTGATCGTTTGGTTTGTTCTTTTCTCGGTGGTCCCTTTAGCTTTTGTCACCATCTACTCCATGATCAAATACGAAAAAGCGATCGATCACGAGTTGTCGCAGCGTTTGAGCGGCAATGCCCGTGAAATCGAAGTGGCGTTAACAGATCTTCGCGCCGGTCTTCAGCAAAAACGCGATAAATATGTCCGTGATCCTAGCTTGGTTTATCACGTGACGATGGGGGATGGATCGACGTTGCGCTCGTTATCGGGACAGTGGATTCGTTCTGATAATATTTCAAGTCTGACATTCTTTAACCGTGAAGGGCGCATGCTGGCTTCGGTGTTTAAAGATGATAAAGATGTTATTCGTAGCTTCGTTCCTTCTCAAGATGCCGTGTTTTTGTCTGCGAAATACATGGCGCAGGTCAAAGACGAAAATGAAATCGCTTTAGCCGAGTTCGGCGAAAATCAGAAAGTAAATCTGATCTTGATATCCAAAGTCACGGGAGCTGGTGGACGTGTTGTCGGCTATGTGGAACAAATCGTGGATATTAATAAAGCGTTCGTTGGCAAAATCAAAAATCGTCTGAAGCTGGAATTGATTTTCTTTAAAGACTCGGGCCAAGTCGTGGTTGCCAGTCATCCTGATTTCTATCTTTATAAAAAAGATTTCTTTCGTCCTTATTT
This window contains:
- a CDS encoding aminopeptidase P family protein produces the protein MRKPTFDMNVFAERRKKAGQEIQGGALIVASHPEHIRNHDVHFPYRQDSNLFYLTGWEEPESIMILRPGLVPETVMFVRRRDPERETWDGFRYGPEGCEREFKIDKAYPIDEFSKVAPQLLKEVDRVYYRLFKNPEVDHQMQSVLETVKQMQGRTGYGLLSIHDADTLLGEMRLVKSEFELTQLREACEITAQGHLAAMRFTRPGVTERQVQGVLAHHYFMKGSAREGYNHIVASGNAATTLHYNFNDQVCKDGDLLLIDSGAEYNFYTGDITRTYPVNGKFTDEQARVYEGVLKVQKQIIDFVKPGIVFKDLHEMGTSLLTDLMLELGLLSGRKEDLIQALAQKKYYPHGIGHWLGLDVHDAGLYFKKGEPRPIEANMCFTIEPGLYIPAEDTSAPQKYRGIGIRIEDNIRVTSTGSENMTSSVPKEITDIEKVVGKA
- a CDS encoding HAD family hydrolase, producing the protein MKYKDYSIEIWNRINTTLDQVLKEDSAPVAAFDADGTLWDIDLGETFFHYQIDNKLVELPPHAWNHYESMKAENPQKAYLWLAQVCKGQRLEQVHEWARQAVKDQAPLPVFLEQKRLIDLFLSRGVKVFVVTASVKWAVEPGAEMLGLKKDDVIGIETTIENGLITDTQKGLITYRQGKVDALLQHTGGKKPFFASGNTMGDFQLLQSATRLSLAVSAASRDDKLFKTEHELQQHAETNSWLSHRFVG
- a CDS encoding glycerol-3-phosphate dehydrogenase/oxidase; protein product: MKNFSFANRIQNINKMKTQEFDLVIIGGGINGAGVARDASARGMKVALIEARDFASGTSSKSSKLIHGGIRYLENMEFKLVFEALNERTRLFEMAPHLVHPLRFMIPLYKESRVGMTKMGMGMWLYDALSLFQAPEMHERLNAKHSLERMPAIRSENLLGSYIYSDAYMDDDRLVHETLRSANDNGALCANYVKSTGAQYENGKITAVTCEDQVSKDKFAIKARHVISSVGPWTDQVAQNLLRDWKKILRPTKGIHLTLPKHRLPLTSAVVMGAEKSDRIVFGIPRHEMIIIGTTDTDFKESPENVTTTPEDVKYLLSITDHYFPGAKITAHDVIASYAGVRPLVQDGSASEGKTSREHTILNDDAGITFVAGGKYTTYRLMCQQTVDRALESFTLEERVKFAKADTAKPLNSYTSVDAFHQAQSLADAWSKETARPLEDIKLLTERYGLEAAEILEKYSENYSYWQLEAAQAIDATMCLHLSDFYSRRVPLFLADRNHGVKHLDEIGAVFQEKLGWSDQRLHEEKHNLTAYMAHEVEWKKHF
- a CDS encoding rod shape-determining protein, coding for MSFFDKVQDYFSNDIAIDLGTANTLVYVKGRGIILDEPSVVAVQKNYRGMQNRVLAVGKEAKDMLGRTPGSIVAIRPIKDGVIADFEVTQSMLKYFIGKSLGEKKSFIRPRIIICVPYGITQVEKRAVKEAAQSAGAREVYLIEEPMAAAIGAGLPITEPSGNMVVDMGGGTTGVAVISLGGIVYCKSIKVAGDKFDEAIVNYVRRQFNLLIGERTAENIKIQIGNAYPFEEEKSMEIKGRDLVAGAPKTIEITSSQVNDALMDPLSEVVDAVRTALEKTPPELASDIVDNGIVLTGGGALLANLDVLLRERTGLPVSIAEDPLSCVVMGSGKVLDQLDLLRQLTVD